Proteins found in one Triticum aestivum cultivar Chinese Spring chromosome 4D, IWGSC CS RefSeq v2.1, whole genome shotgun sequence genomic segment:
- the LOC123099335 gene encoding inorganic phosphate transporter 1-11, whose product MAENGAGGGGGQNLAVLDALDSARTQMYHMKAIVIAGMGFFTDAYDLFCITTVSKLLGRLYYPDSNADIGKPGTMPVRINNMVTGVALVGTLMGQLVFGYFGDKLGRKRVYGITLVLMAVCAIGSGLSFGSSASAVIGTLCFFRFWLGFGIGGDYPLSATIMSEYANKKTRGAFIAAVFAMQGVGIIFAGLVSMIVSAIFLHYNPAPAWDAHHGRTADGQMDQWPGADYMWRVVLMLGAFPAVATFYWRMKMPETARYTALIEGNAKQATNDMQKVLEIRIDEEQEKLSKFRAANEYSLLSMEFARRHGLHLIGTTTTWFLLDIAFYSQNLTQKDIFPAINLTGPPGTMSALKEVFVISRAMFLIALFGTFPGYWVTVALIDKMGRYLIQLLGFFMMSLFMLVMGIKYEYLKDHGHALFAILYALTFFFANFGPNSTTFVLPAELFPTRVRSTCHAISAASGKAGAIVAAFGVQTLTLKGDPKHMKQALILLSVTNMFGFFFTFLVPETMGRSLEEISGEDGNVAGAAAGHVDKDVEKAPPSSTEWQPPSSMN is encoded by the exons ATGGCGGAGAATGGGGCGGGCGGCGGAGGGGGGCAGAACCTGGCGGTGCTGGACGCGCTGGACTCGGCGCGCACCCAGATGTACCACATGAAGGCCATCGTCATCGCCGGCATGGGCTTCTTCACCGACGCCTACGACCTCTTCTGCATCACAACCGTCTCCAAGCTGCTGGGCCGCCTCTACTACCCGGACAGCAACGCCGACATCGGCAAACCCGGCACCATGCCCGTGCGCATCAACAACATGGTCACAGGGGTCGCGCTCGTCGGCACACTCATGGGCCAGCTCGTCTTCGGCTACTTCGGGGACAAGCTCGGCCGCAAGCGCGTCTACGGGATCACGCTCGTCCTCATGGCCGTGTGCGCCATCGGCTCCGGCCTCTCCTTCGGGAGCTCCGCCAGCGCCGTCATCGGCACGCTCTGCTTCTTCCGCTTCTGGCTCGGCTTCGGCATCGGCGGGGACTACCCGCTGTCCGCCACAATCATGTCCGAGTACGCCAACAAGAAGACccgcggcgccttcatcgccgccGTCTTCGCCATGCAGGGCGTCGGCATCATCTTCGCGGGCCTCGTGTCCATGATCGTCTCCGCCATTTTCCTCCACTACAACCCTGCACCGGCGTGGGATGCGCACCATGGCCGGACGGCTGATGGTCAAATGGATCAGTGGCCCGGGGCGGACTACATGTGGCGCGTCGTGCTCATGCTCGGGGCGTTCCCCGCGGTGGCCACCTTCTACTGGCGGATGAAGATGCCCGAGACCGCCAGGTACACCGCTCTCATCGAGGGTAACGCCAAGCAGGCTACCAACGACATGCAGAAAGTGCTGGAGATCCGCATCGACGAGGAGCAGGAGAAGCTCTCCAAGTTTAGGGCGGCCAACGAATACTCTCTGCTGTCCATGGAGTTTGCGCGGCGTCACGGCTTGCACCTCATCGGCACCACCACCACGTGGTTCCTCCTCGACATCGCCTTCTACAGCCAGAACCTGACACAAAAGGACATCTTCCCAGCCATCAACCTCACCGGTCCCCCGGGCACCATGAGCGCCCTCAAAGAGGTGTTCGTGATATCACGAGCCATGTTCCTCATCGCCCTCTTCGGTACTTTCCCAGGCTACTGGGTCACCGTGGCACTCATCGACAAGATGGGAAG GTACTTGATCCAGCTTCTTGGTTTCTTCATGATGTCCCTGttcatgctagtgatgggcatcaAATACGAATACCTCAAGGACCACGGCCACGCCCTGTTCGCCATCCTGTACGCGCTCACATTCTTCTTCGCAAACTTCGGCCCCAACAGCACCACCTTCGTGCTGCCGGCCGAGCTATTCCCCACGCGTGTCCGCTCTACATGCCACGCCATCAGCGCCGCGTCAGGCAAGGCAGGCGCCATCGTCGCGGCCTTCGGGGTGCAGACCCTCACCCTCAAGGGCGACCCCAAGCACATGAAGCAGGCGCTCATTCTCCTCTCTGTCACCAACATGTTCGGCTTCTTCTTCACCTTCCTCGTCCCCGAGACGATGGGCCGATCGCTCGAAGAGATCTCCGGCGAGGACGGCAACGTTGCCGGCGCGGCCGCTGGGCATGTGGACAAGGATGTCGAGAAGGCCCCTCCTTCAAGCACCGAATGGCAGCCACCATCGTCCATGAATTAA